The Mesomycoplasma hyopneumoniae J genome contains the following window.
GTTATTTTTCAGTATTATCAAATTAGAAAAAACAAAATCTTTTGGCGAAAAAACGGCGTTTAGTCCAGGAGTTAAACATACTAATAAAATTGATAAAAAGCTTACACTAAATCCAAGATGTAAAAATTTTAAATCAGAAAAATTATACCTAATAATTGGCTTGTTTGTAGCTAAAATATAAGAAAGACTTCCAAGATTTAAGCTGATAATTATAAAAGAAATTACTGAAGATTTTGTAATCCAAAAACTAAAAAGACCTAAAAAAGTAATAAAAATTGCCCAAAAACCAATTTTTAATAACAACTTTTTATTAAAAAGTTGTTGATTTTCCTCTAGAAAATTTTTATTCATTACATTTGTTACAATGTTTGTAAGTCCTAAAGCTATCCCACCAAAAGTTTCCGAGACAACGTTAATTCAAAGAATTTGCAGACTTGAAAAAATTTGTTCCCTGAAAATTAAAGTAGCAAAAATCACCGATAAAAGCATCGTAAAATTAGCAATTAGTAAAAACGCAAAAATTTGCTTAATATTTCGAATAATATTTCGTCCTGTTTTGATAGCCAAATAAAGAGTTTTAAAATTATCATCGGCAAGAATAACATTTGCTACCTGTTTTGATACCTGTGAACCTGTTATTCCCATTGCAAAACCAACATCAGCTTTTTTAAGCGAAGGCGCATCGTTTACTCCATCACCGAGCATTGCCACAACTTGTTTTTTTGCTTGTAGGGCGCTGATAATTTCTAGTTTATCCTCTGGTTGAGATCGTGAATAAAGGTGAAATTTTTCGACATTTTCTTGTCAAAAGTTGTCTTTTTTCCAATTTGATGCATCAACAAAATAGGAATTATCTTTAATAATTCCGACATTTTTTGCAATTGCAAACCCAGTATGAAAATTATCACCTGTTATCATCACTGTCGAAATTTGCGATTTTGTAAGTGAGTTAATAATTGATTTTATTTTTTTTCGGGGTGGGTCTTGGAAACCAATGAGGCCCGAAATTTTAATATTTTTAAGATATTTTTCTAAATTTGAATCAAAATTTTGACTATTACTAATTTCGAGATAACCAAATGCAAAAATTCGGTAACCTAATTTTTGCATTTTTAGAAGTTTTTCATTTAAATTTTGCTCAAGATTATCAGCCATTTTAAAAATAATTTCAGGCGCGCCCTTTATAAAAAGAAACTTTTTCTTGTTAAATTCATAAAAAATTGCTGAAAATTTCCGCTTTGAACTAAAAGGAATTTTATCAAGGAATTTATATTCTTTTTCTAATTTTTCTTTTTCAATTTCAAAGTTTTTTGCCGTTTTTAAAATTAGGATCTCTTCAGGGTCACCAAGAAATTTTTCAATATCTCCTTGAAAAAAACTATAGGCACTTGTATTTAAAACTGCCTGTTTTCAAAAAGTTTTTTGCTCAATTTGGTAATAGAAAATATCAGTTATTTCCATTTTATTTTCGGTAATTGTCCCTGTTTTATCAGAACAGACAATCGAGACTGCTCCAAGAGTTTCAATTGTCTTTAAATCTTTGACAATTGCATTATTTTTTGCTAATTTTTTTATTCCAATAATTAAATTTATGCTTACAAGTGGGACAAGTCCTTCGGGAATAAATCCAATTGCAAGCGAAAGCGAGACTATAATTCCTTCTTTAAAATGGCTAAAATCACCAGAAGCTATTAGAAAAATATAAACAAAAAAGAAAAAAATCGCTAAAAAAGCTGCAATAAAAGTGATAATTTTAATAAATTTTTGAATTTTTTTCTGTAAAGGTGAGCTAGCTTCTTCTGTTTTTTGGACAAGGTCGGCGATTTTTCCTAATTTTGTTTTTGCACCAATAGCAGATACTAAAATTTTTGCATTTCCACTTAGGACACTTGAGCCACTAAAAACTTGGCAATCCTGATTATCTCAGTTTGTCATTTTTTCTTTATATACCGAGGTTGACTCGCCGGTTAGAATTGATTCAGAGACTGCAAAATCCTTCATTTCAAGTATATAACCATCGCCACTTATGAGATCGCCAGCGCTAACTTCGAGAATATCGCCTACTAAAATATCCTTAGAATTCAGGCTTATTTTTTTACCCTGACGAATTATTGTCGAAACTGGTGAGTTAAGATCTGAAAGCGCTTTGATTGCTTTTTTTGATTTTGCCTCTTGGATAAGTGAAAAAAATACATTAATTGTGATAATAATTCCGATAATTACAGGCTCAAGATAAGAAATTATTTTTGATCAAAAAGGCAGATCAGATTCAAAAATTAGACTAATCAAAATCGAGATAATAATTACAAAAATTAAAACAAGGGTAAGCGGTTCTTTTAACTGATTTAAAATCCGAAAAAACAAGCTTTTTTCGCCAACTTTTGGTAAGCTATTTTGACCAAAAGTTGTTTGTGAAAATAAAATTTGTTCTTGATTTAGCCCTTTTTCCCTATCAACTTGTTCTAAAAAAGGTAATAAATCTAAACTTTTTGCATTATTTTCTTGATTTTTTACTTTTTTTGACATTTTAGTCCCTTTTTTTATAAAATTGTATAAATTAGATATAAAATAAATTACTATTAGGTTATAATTATAATATTATTTTAGGTTTAAAAATGGAAATTTTAATAAAAAATAAGCGCGCCAATTTTGACTATGAAATTATTGATAGATTTACTGCCGGAATTGTTCTATTTGGTTGAGAGGTTAAGTCAATTCAAGCAAAAAACATTTCGCTTGTTGGTGCTTTTTGTTATTTTAAAGGTCATGAACTTTTTCTTTCGAATGCAAAAATTAGCGAATATAAAGGTTCGCGTGGTCAAACTGATCGAAGTCGTAAACTTTTAATGCACAAACACGAACTCAAAAAAATTCTAAAAGAAAAAATTACAAGAAAACTAGCAATTATCCCACTTTTTATTGGCCAGAAAAATCGAAAAATTAAACTCGAGATTGCACTTGCAAAAGGAAAAACAAAACTCGATAAACGTAATTTGATTAAAGAACGCGATCAAAAAAGGGAGGCAGCAAAATTTTTAAAAAATTATTACTAATTTTTAGTTTATTACCGCTATTTTCAATTTCAAGTTGTTATGATCTTTTCACTAGCTCCTTAAAAGATGAAAATACTATCAAAGATGGAAATAATCCAATAAAAAACTTTCAAGTTTTCGAAAAAAATTCATTAATTCGCAAAGGTCTAAAATATACAACTTTTGTACAAGATGTCTATGATGGTGATACTTTCACTGATAAAAACAACCGTCATTTTCGACTTTTTGGGATAGATACTCCTGAACTTCAACTTCAAAGACCCAATCCAAGAATAAATAAAAAATTAATGAAATTTCACGGTCTACGGGCAAAAAAAATACTTCAGGATTTAATTCTTGACCGTTGAATTTCCTTTGAGATCGTAAATACCGATCCATATCATCGACTTGTAGCAATCATTAGCAATGAAAATGGTGAAAATATTAATCTGAAAATGGTAGAAGGTGGTTTTGCAATTAATCGTTATAGTCAATATGAAAATCAAAAAAAAAATTATTATTACCCGGAATACCGCGATTTAATTAATGCATTGCGAAATGCCCAGGAAAAGGCAAAAAACAAAAATTTATTACTTTGAAGGGATGGAATTCTTCCAGTTTATGGAATAAATCCAGTGCTAAAATAAATTTCTAATTCATTTCTAATTTAAAAAACACTATAAAAACAAGTGTTTTTTAAATTAGAATTATAAAAATAGAACTAATAATTTTGTCTAACAAAGCAAAGTTATTAGTTCATAAATTTTTGAAAAAATTTTATTTTATATATGCTTTAATAAAGGCGTTTCTTATTTGATCGCGGGCAAAATTTCTTGTCTTTGTTGTTAATTCTGGATCGTTATAAACTGCTATTCCTTTTAAAATTATGCTGCTATTTTTGTTAATTTTTTCGTTGTTAGAACCATTTTTATCCGTTGTTTTTTTTGGATTTGGCCCAATTTGGGCCCAGTCAAGATTTAGATAATTCGGAAATGGTGACCATTTTTGACTTACTGGGTTAATATTATAGATAGTTTTTCCATTTAAATTAAGTGATGTTTTTGAATTTAGCTGATAATTTGATGATGAAAAAGCACTAATTTCAATTGATCACGGAGTTTTGATAATTTCAAGGACAATATCTTGGTCATCTTCGATTATTTCTTTACTTTTTTCAAGTAAAAAAGGACTAGAATTTCTTAGTTCCTGGCGATAAAAACGATTTTCGCCAGTTCGATTTGCAAGTTCAACTATGGCTAGATTGTCTAAATTTTGATTTATTTCAGCGCTAAAATTTTTTATTGGCTTTCAGGAATTAGGCCCAAGAATTACTGCTTGCTTATCAATTAATTCAGGTGGGAATAAATTAGCTAAGGAATAAAGGCTTTTTTTGTTCTGGTACAAATATGACTGAAATGATTTAAAATTTTTTATCTGTTTAAAGTCAAGTCCGATAAAATAACCATCAACTTGTTTTTGTTGTGTTTCATCTTTGTTTTTTTGGTCTAAATTTTCGGGTTTGATAAAGGTAATATCCGAATTTTCCGTAGTTTTTTCAGTTTTTAGTCCTGCAATCCCTTGGATTGTGGTATTTTTATTTATAAATTTAAAATTTTTAATCTTTTGAATAAAAAGACCGTTTCCATCTGAGTCTGCAAGTAGGTAATGTTTTTTATAGTCATTGATATTTTTTGGTTTAAATGCTAAATAAATTAGCCCTGAATCAAGCCGTGAAAATGGTGCTGATTTGAAACTTGGGCTACTTATATTGACTGTTCTGGCAATATTTTCTTTTGTTTTTGATTGGTTTTGCTGAAATTTAATCGGATTTGTTAGTTTAAAACCTTCTTGAGTTAGTTGATTTTTACTATCTAAATCATCCTCAAAATGAATATTATTATCAGATAAATCTATAATTTCATAGCCTTTTTTATTGTCTGATTTTGAAAAAGATGACTTGCCATCAAGAAAAAAAGTTGGATAAAATTTAGCTGCATCATCAAAAGCGCTCATTTCAGAACTGACAATATTTGAAATTTTAATCTTTCTTGTGGCTAATTTTTGCTTATTTTTATTTGAAATTAGACTAAATTTGATAGTAAAATCACCTTCCTTATTATCAAGGATAAAATCAGAGCTTATATCATCATTTATTAAATTACGCTGAATATTAAGCACTTTTCAAATTGCTTTTCCTAAACTTTTTT
Protein-coding sequences here:
- a CDS encoding cation-translocating P-type ATPase, coding for MSKKVKNQENNAKSLDLLPFLEQVDREKGLNQEQILFSQTTFGQNSLPKVGEKSLFFRILNQLKEPLTLVLIFVIIISILISLIFESDLPFWSKIISYLEPVIIGIIITINVFFSLIQEAKSKKAIKALSDLNSPVSTIIRQGKKISLNSKDILVGDILEVSAGDLISGDGYILEMKDFAVSESILTGESTSVYKEKMTNWDNQDCQVFSGSSVLSGNAKILVSAIGAKTKLGKIADLVQKTEEASSPLQKKIQKFIKIITFIAAFLAIFFFFVYIFLIASGDFSHFKEGIIVSLSLAIGFIPEGLVPLVSINLIIGIKKLAKNNAIVKDLKTIETLGAVSIVCSDKTGTITENKMEITDIFYYQIEQKTFWKQAVLNTSAYSFFQGDIEKFLGDPEEILILKTAKNFEIEKEKLEKEYKFLDKIPFSSKRKFSAIFYEFNKKKFLFIKGAPEIIFKMADNLEQNLNEKLLKMQKLGYRIFAFGYLEISNSQNFDSNLEKYLKNIKISGLIGFQDPPRKKIKSIINSLTKSQISTVMITGDNFHTGFAIAKNVGIIKDNSYFVDASNWKKDNFWQENVEKFHLYSRSQPEDKLEIISALQAKKQVVAMLGDGVNDAPSLKKADVGFAMGITGSQVSKQVANVILADDNFKTLYLAIKTGRNIIRNIKQIFAFLLIANFTMLLSVIFATLIFREQIFSSLQILWINVVSETFGGIALGLTNIVTNVMNKNFLEENQQLFNKKLLLKIGFWAIFITFLGLFSFWITKSSVISFIIISLNLGSLSYILATNKPIIRYNFSDLKFLHLGFSVSFLSILLVCLTPGLNAVFSPKDFVFSNLIILKNNNHYFLLFLIPAAIFLDQIWKIFISWQKKR
- the smpB gene encoding SsrA-binding protein SmpB — its product is MEILIKNKRANFDYEIIDRFTAGIVLFGWEVKSIQAKNISLVGAFCYFKGHELFLSNAKISEYKGSRGQTDRSRKLLMHKHELKKILKEKITRKLAIIPLFIGQKNRKIKLEIALAKGKTKLDKRNLIKERDQKREAAKFLKNYY
- a CDS encoding thermonuclease family protein is translated as MRKGLKYTTFVQDVYDGDTFTDKNNRHFRLFGIDTPELQLQRPNPRINKKLMKFHGLRAKKILQDLILDRWISFEIVNTDPYHRLVAIISNENGENINLKMVEGGFAINRYSQYENQKKNYYYPEYRDLINALRNAQEKAKNKNLLLWRDGILPVYGINPVLK